A section of the Leptospira kobayashii genome encodes:
- a CDS encoding CDP-alcohol phosphatidyltransferase family protein, with amino-acid sequence MQVEGKKAKELFEEQIFTVSNFLSVSRVLMLPFFFYTTAKYAKEPKNLDYLLYSIILCLAAVLSDYLDGLFARLLHQETTLGRYLDPVCDKFVTLGGLGVASYYFRFPIWIVIIYLIREVLGVWLGGFLYLKRGLQGRPNWWGKFGVGIVALSVLWYMLLPYLQTLDSVPSYYLKPELSAYLLLVVLICGMIAYITRYWDVVFHPEKLVIDPENKKQAKKYRKL; translated from the coding sequence ATGCAGGTTGAAGGAAAAAAAGCTAAAGAATTATTTGAAGAACAGATCTTTACTGTTTCCAATTTTTTATCCGTTTCTCGTGTTCTGATGTTGCCTTTCTTTTTTTATACGACAGCAAAGTATGCAAAAGAACCGAAAAATCTGGATTATCTACTCTATTCCATTATTCTTTGTTTGGCGGCAGTCCTTTCCGATTACCTGGACGGGCTTTTTGCCAGACTACTCCACCAAGAAACAACTTTGGGAAGATATCTCGACCCGGTTTGCGATAAATTCGTAACTCTCGGAGGCCTGGGTGTGGCATCTTATTATTTTCGATTTCCCATCTGGATCGTAATCATCTATCTGATTCGGGAAGTGCTGGGAGTCTGGCTCGGAGGATTTTTATATCTGAAACGGGGACTCCAAGGCAGACCCAATTGGTGGGGTAAATTCGGAGTGGGAATTGTCGCCTTGTCCGTGTTATGGTATATGCTATTGCCTTATTTGCAAACCCTGGACTCGGTTCCTAGTTATTACCTCAAACCCGAATTATCCGCCTACTTGCTTTTGGTCGTTCTGATTTGCGGGATGATTGCCTATATCACCAGGTATTGGGATGTAGTGTTTCATCCGGAAAAACTAGTGATTGATCCGGAAAATAAAAAACAGGCCAAGAAATATAGAAAACTCTAA